One Hyphomicrobium sp. CS1GBMeth3 DNA segment encodes these proteins:
- a CDS encoding ABC-F family ATP-binding cassette domain-containing protein: MIHLDNISKQNGHQILFIEASAALLRGEKIGLVGPNGAGKTTLFRLITGQEQPDEGQVSVDRGTTIGYFSQDVGEMEGRSAVAEVMDGAGPVSSIAAELAELEAALADPDRADEMEGLIERYGEVQARFEELGGYALEGRAREVLAGLSFSQEMMDGDVGNLSGGWKMRVALARILLMRPDVMLLDEPSNHLDIESLIWLEEFLKGYEGALMMTSHDREFMNRIVAKIVEIDGGTLTSYSGNYEFYEQQRAIKEKQQQAQFDRQQAMLAKEIRFIERFKARASHAAQVQSRVKQIEKIERVEPPRRRKTIVFEFPQAPRSGEDVATLKGVHKSFGSRSIYEGLDFQVRRKERWCVMGINGAGKSTLLKLVAGATEPDTGQVALGASVRMGYFAQHAMDLLDGERTVFQSLEDAFPQAGQGSLRALAGCFGFSGDDVEKKCRVLSGGEKARLVMAHMLFDPPNFLVLDEPTNHLDLMTKEMLIEALAAYDGAMLFVSHDRHFLAALSNRVLELTPDGIHQYSGGYTEYVERTGQEAPGLRS, from the coding sequence ATGATTCACCTCGACAACATCTCCAAGCAGAACGGTCACCAGATCCTTTTTATCGAGGCGTCGGCGGCGCTGCTCAGGGGCGAGAAGATCGGCCTCGTCGGGCCTAACGGCGCCGGCAAGACCACGCTGTTCCGCCTGATTACGGGCCAGGAACAGCCGGACGAAGGGCAAGTGTCCGTCGATCGCGGAACCACCATCGGCTACTTCAGTCAGGACGTGGGGGAGATGGAAGGCCGCAGCGCCGTCGCCGAGGTCATGGATGGCGCAGGCCCTGTGAGTTCGATCGCAGCCGAGCTGGCTGAGCTCGAGGCGGCCCTCGCCGACCCGGACCGTGCCGACGAGATGGAAGGCTTGATCGAGCGTTACGGCGAGGTCCAGGCTCGCTTCGAGGAGCTCGGCGGCTATGCGCTCGAAGGGCGCGCGCGCGAGGTCCTGGCAGGCCTGTCGTTCAGTCAGGAGATGATGGACGGGGACGTCGGCAACCTGTCGGGTGGCTGGAAGATGCGCGTCGCGCTGGCTCGCATTCTGCTCATGCGCCCCGATGTGATGCTGCTTGACGAGCCGAGCAACCATCTCGACATCGAAAGCCTGATCTGGCTCGAGGAATTCCTCAAGGGCTACGAGGGCGCGCTGATGATGACCTCGCACGACCGCGAGTTCATGAACCGAATCGTGGCCAAGATCGTCGAGATCGACGGCGGCACGTTGACCTCCTATTCCGGAAACTATGAATTCTACGAGCAGCAGAGGGCGATCAAGGAGAAGCAGCAGCAGGCTCAGTTCGATCGCCAGCAGGCGATGCTGGCCAAGGAGATCCGCTTCATCGAGCGGTTCAAGGCGCGCGCCTCTCACGCTGCCCAGGTGCAGAGCCGCGTCAAGCAGATCGAGAAGATCGAGCGCGTGGAGCCGCCGCGCCGCCGCAAGACTATCGTCTTCGAGTTTCCGCAGGCGCCACGCTCGGGAGAGGATGTCGCAACCCTCAAGGGCGTGCACAAAAGCTTCGGTTCGCGCAGCATCTACGAAGGGCTCGACTTCCAGGTGCGCCGCAAGGAGCGGTGGTGCGTGATGGGAATCAACGGCGCTGGCAAGTCCACGCTGTTGAAGCTCGTGGCGGGGGCTACCGAGCCGGACACGGGCCAGGTTGCGCTCGGTGCCAGTGTCAGGATGGGCTACTTCGCCCAGCACGCCATGGACCTTCTGGACGGCGAGCGCACCGTATTTCAGTCGCTGGAGGATGCTTTTCCGCAGGCGGGACAGGGCTCATTGCGCGCGTTAGCCGGCTGCTTCGGTTTCTCGGGCGATGACGTGGAGAAGAAGTGCCGCGTGCTATCGGGCGGGGAGAAAGCGCGGCTCGTCATGGCGCACATGCTGTTCGATCCGCCAAACTTCCTCGTGCTCGACGAGCCAACAAACCATCTCGACCTGATGACCAAGGAGATGTTGATCGAGGCGCTCGCGGCTTACGACGGCGCGATGCTGTTCGTCTCGCATGATCGCCACTTCCTGGCAGCACTCTCAAATCGCGTGCTTGAGCTCACACCGGACGGCATCCACCAGTATTCCGGCGGCTACACCGAGTACGTCGAGCGCACAGGTCAAGAGGCGCCCGGTCTCAGGAGCTGA
- the mtnB gene encoding methylthioribulose 1-phosphate dehydratase, with product MTCGIPLSSSEFQPRCIFFRSQGFRAAAQRHWVPATSGNFSVRIDASRIAITRSGVDKGALTASDVLVQELEAPLRPGSSAEAALHVRLYRDDPDINAILHTHGPASTVIGRAHASDKSVRIHGWELQKALAGVTTHDTTVDVPIFANDQNIEALSKRVAKRLARPVPNGCCRAPGYLLAGHGLYAWGRSAAEAARHLEALEVLFSQILALRSYQS from the coding sequence TTGACGTGTGGAATTCCGCTATCTTCTTCCGAATTTCAGCCGCGATGCATTTTTTTTCGTTCGCAAGGGTTCCGGGCGGCGGCGCAACGCCATTGGGTTCCCGCAACTTCGGGCAACTTCTCGGTTCGGATCGATGCGTCGCGGATCGCGATCACGCGGAGCGGCGTCGATAAGGGTGCCCTGACGGCCAGCGACGTCCTCGTGCAGGAGCTCGAGGCTCCCCTGCGTCCCGGCTCGTCAGCCGAAGCGGCCCTGCACGTGCGCCTCTATCGAGACGATCCTGACATCAACGCCATCCTCCATACCCATGGCCCCGCATCCACGGTCATCGGCCGCGCGCATGCATCCGACAAATCGGTCCGCATTCATGGCTGGGAGCTTCAGAAGGCGCTTGCCGGAGTGACGACGCACGACACGACGGTGGATGTCCCAATATTCGCCAACGACCAGAACATCGAAGCCCTCTCCAAACGCGTGGCGAAGCGCCTCGCTCGGCCGGTGCCCAACGGATGCTGCCGCGCCCCGGGCTATCTGCTGGCCGGCCACGGTCTCTACGCCTGGGGCCGAAGCGCGGCCGAAGCGGCCCGACACCTCGAAGCCTTGGAGGTTCTTTTCAGCCAGATCCTCGCCCTCAGGAGCTACCAGTCATGA
- a CDS encoding acireductone dioxygenase — MTQLIVYSAADPATVLLDTTDFDTIVREIAPAGATLERWKAATPLAAEATSEDILDAYKPQLDRLKSERGYVNADVIHVRPGNPNWPTLRQKFLSEHTHDEDEVRFFVEGSGAFYLHVGDKVYQVVGTADDLLSVPQGTKHWFDGGSEGNFTVIRLFNDPKGWIAHYTGDTIADGVPNYEAA; from the coding sequence ATGACCCAGCTCATCGTCTATTCCGCGGCGGACCCGGCCACGGTTCTGCTCGACACGACCGATTTTGACACCATCGTCCGCGAGATCGCACCGGCCGGAGCCACTCTCGAGCGCTGGAAGGCGGCGACACCGCTCGCGGCGGAGGCGACGTCCGAGGACATCCTCGACGCCTATAAGCCGCAACTCGACCGGTTGAAGTCAGAGCGCGGTTACGTCAACGCCGACGTCATTCACGTCCGTCCCGGCAATCCGAATTGGCCGACGCTCCGCCAAAAGTTCCTGAGCGAGCATACGCACGACGAGGATGAGGTGCGCTTCTTCGTCGAGGGAAGCGGCGCGTTCTATCTTCACGTCGGCGACAAGGTCTATCAGGTGGTGGGAACCGCAGACGATCTGCTGTCCGTTCCGCAGGGGACCAAGCATTGGTTCGATGGCGGCAGCGAAGGCAACTTCACGGTGATCCGCCTCTTCAACGATCCGAAGGGTTGGATTGCGCACTATACCGGCGACACCATCGCGGACGGCGTTCCCAACTACGAAGCGGCCTGA